One Magnetococcales bacterium DNA window includes the following coding sequences:
- a CDS encoding cytochrome c biogenesis protein CcdA: MDVSMTTAVAAGFLSFVSPCVLPLVPAYISYMSGVSVDGLRGREGNSPGLRAGITSLFFVLGFSTVFILMGASATVLGGLLQSNIRILSQVGGILIILFGLHTMGVFRIGLLNMEARFNDIGKPAGLLGAYVIGLAFAFGWTPCVGPILAAILALAGGRDSIGEGIALLAAYSAGLGLPFVLAGLLTHLFFGFFQRMRGYMRLVEWISGLFLIIVGVMIFFGDFNRLSIILLQWFPFLANVG; the protein is encoded by the coding sequence ATGGATGTGAGTATGACAACGGCAGTGGCTGCCGGATTTCTTTCCTTCGTTTCTCCCTGCGTCCTTCCTCTGGTACCCGCCTACATCAGTTACATGTCGGGGGTATCGGTCGATGGGTTGCGGGGCAGGGAGGGGAACAGTCCCGGATTGCGGGCCGGCATCACCAGTCTGTTCTTTGTTCTGGGTTTTTCGACGGTTTTCATTTTGATGGGGGCCTCCGCGACCGTCCTGGGGGGCCTTCTGCAAAGCAATATCCGGATCCTGTCCCAGGTTGGGGGGATCCTGATCATCCTGTTCGGATTGCATACGATGGGGGTGTTCCGCATCGGTCTGCTGAACATGGAAGCCCGATTCAATGACATCGGCAAACCGGCGGGGTTGCTGGGGGCCTATGTCATCGGACTGGCCTTTGCGTTTGGATGGACGCCGTGCGTCGGGCCGATTCTGGCTGCCATTCTGGCGTTGGCGGGCGGGCGGGACAGCATCGGCGAGGGGATCGCCTTGCTGGCCGCTTATTCGGCGGGACTGGGGTTGCCGTTTGTCCTGGCGGGATTGTTGACGCACCTGTTTTTCGGCTTTTTTCAGCGAATGCGCGGATACATGCGCCTGGTCGAATGGATTTCCGGGCTCTTTCTGATCATCGTTGGCGTTATGATTTTCTTCGGTGATTTCAATAGGTTGTCCATAATTTTGTTGCAATGGTTTCCCTTCCTGGCAAACGTTGGTTAG
- a CDS encoding divalent-cation tolerance protein CutA codes for MEENGTIIVWSNAPDRATAERIARGLVERRLAACVHVLPAGVSIYRWEGEIQQGEEWTLMIKTAGDRAGEVMTAIGDMHPYDIPEILVTPVIAGLETYLSWIGNETH; via the coding sequence ATGGAAGAAAATGGCACAATCATTGTCTGGAGCAACGCTCCCGATCGGGCAACCGCCGAAAGGATCGCCCGAGGCCTGGTGGAACGACGGCTGGCGGCGTGCGTTCATGTTCTTCCCGCCGGGGTATCGATCTATCGTTGGGAAGGGGAGATCCAACAGGGGGAGGAATGGACCCTGATGATCAAAACGGCAGGGGACCGGGCCGGGGAGGTCATGACGGCCATCGGCGACATGCATCCCTACGACATACCCGAAATTCTTGTCACCCCGGTGATTGCGGGGCTGGAAACGTATCTTTCCTGGATCGGCAACGAAACACATTGA
- a CDS encoding TlpA family protein disulfide reductase, translating to MNKTIKKMIGIIFFLFSFQAIANSDVATNLALKDLSGKTLRLAEYKGKILVVNFWATWCPPCLEEIPDLIRFQNTYGKKGVQVIGINYLERADEARLKEFVAQHGINYPIVHGQNEQIEQLSRAMGGVYGLPVTKILDRNGTQVGSFVGGLTAEQLGGFVQSML from the coding sequence ATGAATAAAACCATAAAAAAAATGATAGGAATAATTTTTTTCCTGTTCTCATTTCAAGCCATCGCCAATTCCGACGTGGCGACAAACCTGGCGCTGAAGGATCTTTCAGGGAAAACGCTTCGATTGGCCGAATACAAGGGCAAGATTTTGGTCGTCAATTTTTGGGCGACATGGTGTCCGCCCTGTCTGGAAGAAATACCCGATTTGATCCGTTTTCAAAATACCTATGGCAAAAAAGGGGTCCAGGTCATCGGCATCAATTATCTGGAACGGGCCGATGAGGCGCGGCTCAAGGAATTTGTCGCGCAGCACGGGATCAATTATCCCATCGTCCATGGTCAGAACGAACAGATCGAGCAACTTTCACGGGCCATGGGTGGGGTCTATGGTCTGCCGGTCACCAAGATTCTCGATCGGAATGGAACCCAGGTCGGTTCGTTTGTCGGTGGTTTGACAGCGGAACAACTGGGCGGATTCGTTCAATCCATGTTGTGA